A part of Denitratisoma oestradiolicum genomic DNA contains:
- a CDS encoding molybdopterin-dependent oxidoreductase, with amino-acid sequence MNPAKPGRRQFILGTTANLTAASLGLYNLRPQEALAAGDAAPVGLRQAARAIRYDDYSDIWRNKWKWDKVVKGTHTRANCISACAWDVYVKDGIAWREEQAAIYEPSRPDIPDFNPRGCQKGACYSHLQVAESRITHPLKRMGERGEGKWKRISWSEALDEIADKLIDAAIAQGTESIIFDDGTTNAGNGPESAGDIRFAEAIQATRIDSWAGVSDMPMGAVQTWGMYNCEGTADDWFRSDYIVVWVGNPVYTRIPEVHFMHEARYRGAKLVVVAPDLSPSTVHADLWLNIKPETDAALGLACAQVMIEEKLFKQDYLLEQTDLPFLVRQDTGRYLRQSDLEPGGADNALYLWDEVSARPVVAPGCEGDGSGGRSLRLGALRPALSGTFTAKLANGGSVTVETVFDRLRAMLDKEYRPEQAAAVTGLNPSLIRRFAREMAAAPRAMIFASWGACKHYHSDLFQRAMILLMNLTGNQGKAGAGMRIAAWWGLDGLEAMIDASLSLMDKLRLIPKALRGLTPRDYEQIFTDISDKSPITPLMVFLYVHGGYKEMWDQPHLQDPALPRNISQYMRESLDKHWMHVHPAEDRSPKAYIFTGCNPLRRWPSPQIARDKLWPKLDLVVSVNFRMSTSSLFADYILPVAGYYEKYGIKYAQSYLPYIIVSDKATEPLGEAKSDWETFGLISKHVAERARARGIGPVRGYQDQPLDLGGTYARHTSDGKYDPTDPEDPVKLMDAIFANSPSVTAKSGREALQMGAVPVISRPRPSPVYANYSDFEKGDTHWPHRDFIEKKVAWPTLSGRQQFYLDHPWFMEGGESLPVHKDPPHAKSKFPLRINGGHNRWSIHAIWRDLPLLLRLERGQPVCFMNPADTDPRGIRDGDMVRVFNDHGHFECMVKVAAATAPGEVIIYHAWEAYQFKDWRGQQEPVEAPWKALHLAGGYSHLHYRMFYGGPSHAPRGAPVEVAKA; translated from the coding sequence ATGAACCCAGCCAAACCGGGTCGCCGCCAATTCATCCTTGGCACCACCGCCAACCTCACCGCCGCCAGCCTTGGGCTCTACAACCTGCGCCCCCAGGAAGCCCTGGCGGCAGGCGATGCTGCGCCCGTCGGACTGCGCCAAGCCGCCCGGGCCATCCGCTACGACGACTACTCGGACATCTGGCGCAACAAATGGAAATGGGACAAGGTGGTGAAGGGCACCCACACCCGCGCCAATTGCATTTCCGCCTGCGCCTGGGACGTCTATGTGAAGGACGGCATCGCCTGGCGTGAGGAACAGGCAGCCATCTACGAACCTTCCCGCCCCGACATCCCGGACTTCAATCCCCGCGGCTGCCAGAAGGGCGCGTGTTACAGCCATCTCCAGGTGGCCGAGTCCCGCATCACCCATCCGCTGAAACGCATGGGCGAGCGGGGCGAAGGCAAGTGGAAACGCATCAGTTGGAGCGAGGCCCTGGACGAGATCGCCGACAAGCTGATCGATGCCGCCATCGCCCAGGGCACCGAATCCATCATTTTCGATGACGGCACCACCAATGCCGGCAACGGGCCGGAATCCGCCGGCGATATCCGTTTCGCCGAGGCCATCCAGGCCACCCGCATCGACTCCTGGGCCGGGGTCAGCGACATGCCCATGGGCGCGGTCCAGACCTGGGGCATGTACAACTGCGAGGGCACGGCGGATGACTGGTTCCGCTCCGACTACATCGTGGTCTGGGTGGGGAATCCGGTCTACACCCGGATCCCGGAAGTGCATTTCATGCACGAAGCCCGCTATCGGGGCGCCAAGCTGGTGGTGGTGGCGCCCGACCTGAGCCCCAGCACAGTGCACGCCGATCTCTGGCTCAACATCAAGCCGGAAACCGATGCGGCCCTGGGCCTGGCCTGCGCCCAGGTGATGATCGAGGAAAAACTGTTCAAGCAGGATTACCTGCTGGAGCAGACCGACCTGCCCTTCCTGGTGCGCCAGGACACCGGTCGCTATCTGCGCCAGAGCGATCTGGAGCCAGGCGGCGCTGACAATGCGCTCTACTTGTGGGATGAAGTCAGCGCCCGCCCGGTGGTCGCCCCCGGCTGCGAAGGCGACGGCAGCGGCGGCCGCAGCCTGCGCCTGGGCGCCCTGCGCCCGGCGCTGTCGGGAACCTTCACCGCGAAACTAGCCAACGGCGGCAGCGTAACGGTGGAGACAGTGTTCGACCGGCTCAGGGCCATGCTCGACAAGGAATACCGGCCCGAGCAGGCCGCCGCCGTGACCGGCCTCAACCCCAGCCTGATCCGCCGCTTTGCCCGTGAAATGGCAGCCGCGCCACGGGCCATGATCTTTGCCTCCTGGGGCGCTTGCAAGCACTATCACAGCGATCTGTTCCAGCGCGCCATGATCCTGCTGATGAACCTGACCGGCAACCAGGGCAAGGCCGGGGCCGGCATGCGCATCGCCGCCTGGTGGGGCCTGGACGGGCTGGAGGCCATGATTGATGCGTCGCTGTCCCTGATGGACAAGCTACGGCTGATTCCCAAGGCGCTGCGCGGCCTCACGCCACGGGACTACGAACAGATATTCACCGACATCAGCGACAAGTCGCCGATCACTCCGCTGATGGTTTTTCTCTACGTGCATGGCGGCTACAAGGAGATGTGGGATCAGCCCCATCTGCAGGATCCGGCCCTGCCGCGCAATATCAGCCAGTACATGCGGGAATCCCTGGACAAGCACTGGATGCACGTGCACCCGGCGGAGGACCGCAGCCCCAAGGCCTATATCTTCACCGGCTGCAACCCCCTGCGGCGCTGGCCCTCGCCCCAGATCGCCCGGGACAAGCTGTGGCCCAAGCTGGATCTGGTGGTCTCGGTCAATTTCCGCATGAGCACCTCCAGCCTCTTCGCCGACTACATATTGCCGGTGGCGGGCTATTACGAAAAATACGGCATCAAGTACGCCCAGAGCTACCTGCCCTACATCATCGTCTCCGACAAGGCGACGGAGCCCCTGGGCGAAGCCAAATCCGACTGGGAAACCTTCGGCCTCATCAGCAAGCATGTGGCCGAGCGGGCCCGGGCCCGGGGCATCGGCCCGGTGCGCGGCTACCAGGACCAGCCGCTGGACCTGGGCGGCACCTACGCCCGCCATACCTCGGACGGAAAATACGATCCCACCGATCCGGAAGATCCCGTCAAACTGATGGATGCGATTTTTGCCAACAGCCCCAGCGTGACCGCCAAGAGCGGTCGCGAAGCCCTGCAGATGGGCGCCGTGCCGGTGATCAGCCGCCCCCGGCCCTCGCCCGTTTACGCCAACTACAGCGATTTCGAAAAGGGCGACACCCACTGGCCGCATCGCGACTTCATCGAGAAAAAAGTGGCCTGGCCCACCCTCAGCGGACGCCAGCAGTTTTATCTCGACCACCCCTGGTTCATGGAAGGGGGCGAATCCCTGCCGGTTCACAAAGACCCGCCCCATGCCAAAAGCAAGTTTCCGCTGCGCATCAACGGCGGCCACAATCGCTGGAGCATCCATGCCATCTGGCGCGACCTGCCGCTGCTGCTGCGCCTGGAGCGGGGCCAGCCGGTGTGCTTCATGAATCCGGCCGACACCGATCCGCGCGGCATCCGCGACGGCGACATGGTTCGGGTGTTCAACGACCACGGGCATTTCGAGTGCATGGTGAAGGTCGCCGCCGCCACCGCGCCCGGCGAGGTGATCATCTACCACGCCTGGGAGGCTTACCAGTTCAAGGACTGGCGAGGTCAGCAAGAGCCGGTGGAAGCCCCCTGGAAGGCCTTGCACCTCGCCGGCGGCTACAGCCACCTGCACTACCGAATGTTCTACGGCGGTCCCAGCCACGCACCGCGCGGCGCGCCGGTCGAGGTGGCAAAAGCATGA
- a CDS encoding 4Fe-4S dicluster domain-containing protein: MTKIQRQMAMVMDLNKCIGCQTCTVACKTLWTSDPGMEAMLFNTVNTQPGAGTPRGWESLGGGFPGGAAALGAMPTTTGFGEAWRFNHGEVFHGGQGQKTHLQVQGKAPEWGPNWDEDQGGGEFPNSFFFYLPRICNHCTHPACVEACPRQAIVKRPEDGVVVIDETRCRGHRHCMEACPYKKIYFNHASKVSQKCIFCYPRLEQGVAPACARQCPGRVRFVGYRDDPDAPIWKLVDKWKVALPLHPEFGTEPNVFYVPPVGPARFDAAGNVDESRPRIPDAYLISLFGPRVLDALAVLKAERAKVQQGERSELMDLLIGYRWKEMFGGFDRDPQTLDWGPQQTLNATQSQEHTP; encoded by the coding sequence ATGACGAAGATCCAACGGCAAATGGCGATGGTGATGGACCTCAACAAGTGCATCGGCTGCCAGACCTGCACCGTGGCCTGCAAGACGCTGTGGACCAGCGATCCGGGCATGGAGGCGATGCTCTTCAATACGGTCAATACCCAGCCCGGCGCCGGCACCCCCCGCGGCTGGGAGTCTCTGGGCGGCGGCTTCCCCGGCGGCGCGGCGGCGCTGGGGGCGATGCCCACCACCACGGGCTTCGGCGAGGCCTGGCGCTTCAACCATGGGGAGGTTTTCCACGGGGGCCAGGGGCAGAAAACCCATCTCCAGGTTCAGGGCAAAGCCCCCGAGTGGGGTCCCAACTGGGATGAGGACCAGGGCGGCGGCGAGTTCCCCAACAGTTTCTTCTTCTACCTGCCACGCATCTGCAACCACTGCACCCATCCGGCCTGCGTCGAGGCCTGCCCGCGCCAGGCCATCGTCAAGCGGCCCGAGGACGGCGTAGTGGTGATCGACGAGACCCGCTGCCGAGGCCATCGCCACTGCATGGAAGCGTGCCCCTACAAGAAGATCTATTTCAACCACGCGAGCAAGGTGAGCCAGAAATGCATCTTCTGCTATCCGCGCCTGGAACAGGGCGTGGCCCCCGCCTGCGCCCGCCAGTGCCCGGGCCGGGTGCGCTTTGTCGGCTACCGCGACGATCCCGACGCACCGATCTGGAAGCTGGTGGACAAATGGAAAGTGGCCCTGCCGCTGCATCCGGAATTCGGCACCGAACCCAATGTGTTCTACGTGCCCCCGGTGGGCCCGGCCCGCTTCGATGCGGCAGGCAATGTGGATGAAAGCCGGCCCCGCATTCCCGATGCCTATCTGATTTCCCTGTTCGGCCCCCGCGTGCTGGACGCCCTGGCGGTGTTGAAGGCCGAGCGGGCCAAGGTGCAACAGGGAGAGCGCTCGGAGTTGATGGATCTCTTGATCGGCTACCGCTGGAAGGAAATGTTCGGCGGCTTCGACCGGGATCCCCAGACCCTGGACTGGGGCCCCCAGCAAACCCTGAACGCAACCCAATCACAGGAACATACGCCATGA
- a CDS encoding ethylbenzene dehydrogenase-related protein, which translates to MKANYIQLPLERLLDPGDGAWPQADATRLPLQGTPAAMQPTAAVRSHWQDKPIGAVSSVEVRALCTDEILAFHLRWSDPVATYDHGDNRHFPDAAAIALPLDEHAPLMTMGTPEAPLTAWYWRADSKEQGFQVLARGPGNTHIIDRGVKTSAVWTDGRWQVVIARQLRNGGIADTIDLAPGQETRFGVAIWEGSHSERGGLKAFSGDWQSLQLASA; encoded by the coding sequence GTGAAAGCGAACTATATCCAACTCCCCCTGGAGCGCCTGCTTGATCCAGGCGATGGGGCCTGGCCCCAGGCCGATGCCACCCGCCTGCCGTTGCAAGGCACCCCGGCCGCCATGCAGCCCACCGCCGCCGTCCGCAGCCATTGGCAGGACAAGCCCATCGGCGCCGTGTCCAGCGTCGAGGTACGCGCACTCTGCACCGACGAAATCCTAGCCTTCCACCTGCGCTGGTCAGACCCTGTTGCCACCTACGACCACGGCGACAATCGTCATTTTCCCGATGCCGCCGCCATCGCCCTGCCCCTGGATGAGCATGCGCCCCTGATGACCATGGGCACCCCCGAGGCGCCCCTCACCGCCTGGTACTGGCGCGCCGACAGCAAGGAACAGGGCTTTCAAGTCCTGGCCCGGGGCCCCGGCAACACACACATCATCGACCGTGGAGTGAAGACCAGCGCCGTCTGGACGGACGGCCGCTGGCAGGTGGTGATCGCCCGCCAGCTCAGGAACGGCGGCATCGCCGACACCATCGACCTTGCCCCCGGCCAGGAAACTCGTTTCGGCGTCGCCATCTGGGAAGGCTCCCATAGCGAGCGCGGCGGGCTGAAGGCTTTTTCCGGCGACTGGCAATCCTTGCAGTTGGCAAGCGCCTGA
- a CDS encoding molecular chaperone TorD family protein has product MNAQARSNLRCHAYGLLAALIDYPDNAFLPLVADGQAMRQCRQVLGELHPALDACIAWPDLADAGDGADALAVEYTRLFDVAGSSGPLCPLHGGGYRPDSRMQLLQELVRFYNHFGLTTEAAPARELPDHLATQLEFLHYLSQLESDCLAHGAGADDCHRARRDFLEHHLSPWLPQLAQRLAQHQALPFYRTLGELLAHFVHMEAEAQELPDIP; this is encoded by the coding sequence ATGAACGCGCAAGCCCGCAGCAACCTGCGCTGCCACGCCTACGGCCTGCTGGCGGCGCTCATCGACTATCCGGACAACGCCTTCCTTCCCCTGGTCGCCGACGGCCAGGCGATGCGGCAATGCCGGCAAGTGCTAGGCGAACTCCACCCTGCCCTGGATGCTTGCATCGCCTGGCCGGATCTCGCTGACGCGGGCGACGGTGCTGACGCCCTGGCGGTGGAATACACCCGCTTGTTCGATGTCGCCGGCAGCAGCGGCCCCCTCTGCCCCCTCCACGGCGGCGGCTACCGCCCCGATTCGCGGATGCAGCTGCTGCAGGAACTGGTACGCTTCTACAACCACTTCGGCCTGACCACCGAAGCCGCGCCGGCGCGGGAACTACCCGACCATCTGGCCACTCAGCTCGAATTCCTGCACTACCTGAGCCAGCTGGAGAGCGACTGCCTGGCGCACGGCGCCGGCGCCGACGACTGCCACCGGGCCCGCCGCGACTTCCTCGAACACCACCTGTCCCCCTGGCTACCGCAACTTGCCCAGCGCCTGGCGCAGCACCAGGCGCTGCCCTTCTACCGGACCCTGGGGGAATTACTGGCGCATTTCGTCCACATGGAAGCAGAAGCGCAGGAGTTGCCGGATATCCCATGA